Proteins encoded in a region of the Muntiacus reevesi chromosome 19, mMunRee1.1, whole genome shotgun sequence genome:
- the LOC136150719 gene encoding spidroin-2-like, whose amino-acid sequence MLEGPCGAGIRSRRVRVGPGSGVEGPRGAGIRSGGPARGRDQEWRACAGLGLGAGGPGRGWDQEPWGPRGAGIRSGGPARSRDQEPGSPWGWDQEPEGPRGAGIRSGGPARGRDQEWRVREPGGPRGAGIRSGGSAWGRDQEWRARAGLALGVAGPRGAGIRSGGPARGWDQEPGGPAWGRDQEWRARAGPGSGVEGPRGAGIRSGGPARGWDQEPGGPAWGRDQEWRVRVGPGSGVEGPRGAGIRSGGSAWGRDQEWRARAGPGSGAGGPARGRDQEWRARAGPGSGVEGPRGAGIRSGGPARGWDQEPGGPAWGRDQEWRVRAGPGSGVEGPRGAGIRSGGPARGRDQEPGGPAWGRDQEPEGPRGAGIRSLGARAGPGSGAGGSAWGRDQEWGTRAGPGSGARRARAGPGSGVEGPRGAGIRSLGARAGPGSGAGGPARGRDQEPEHLMCPPPPSWGSPARLASESLPSARVLSHV is encoded by the exons ATGCTGGAGGGCCCGTGTGGGGCCGGGATCAGGAGCCGGAGGGTCCGCGTGGGGCCGGGATCAGGAGTGGAGGGCCCGCGCGGGGCCGGGATCAGGAGTGGAGGGCCCGCGCGGGGCCGGGATCAGGAGTGGAGGGCCTGCGCGGGGCTGGGATTAGGAGCCGGAGGGCCCGGGCGGGGCTGGGATCAGGAGCCGTGGGGCCCGCGTGGGGCCGGGATCAGGAGTGGGGGGCCCGCGCGGAGCCGGGATCAGGAGCCGGGGAGCCCGTGGGGCTGGGATCAGGAGCCGGAGGGCCCGCGCGGGGCCGGGATCAGGAGTGGAGGGCCCGCGCGGGGCCGGGATCAGGAGTGGAGGGTCCGC GAGCCGGGGGGCCCGCGCGGGGCCGGGATCAGGAGTGGCGGGTCCGCGTGGGGCCGGGATCAGGAGTGGAGGGCCCGCGCGGGGCTGGCATTAGGAGTGGCGGGTCCGCGTGGGGCCGGGATCAGGAGTGGAGGGCCCGCGCGGGGCTGGGATCAGGAGCCGGGAGGGCCCGCGTGGGGCCGGGATCAGGAGTGGAGGGCCCGCGCGGGGCCGGGATCAGGAGTGGAGGGCCCGCGCGGGGCCGGGATCAGGAGTGGAGGGCCCGCGCGGGGCTGGGATCAGGAGCCGGGAGGGCCCGCGTGGGGCCGGGATCAGGAGTGGCGGGTCCGCGTGGGGCCGGGATCAGGAGTGGAGGGCCCGCGCGGGGCTGGCATTAGGAGTGGCGGGTCCGCGTGGGGCCGGGATCAGGAGTGGAGGGCCCGCGCGGGGCCGGGATCAGGAGCCGGAGGGCCCGCGCGGGGCCGGGATCAGGAGTGGAGGGCCCGCGCGGGGCCGGGATCAGGAGTGGAGGGTCCGCGTGGGGCTGGGATCAGGAGTGGAGGGCCCGCGCGGGGCTGGGATCAGGAGCCGGGAGGGCCCGCGTGGGGCCGGGATCAGGAGTGGAGGGTCCGCGCGGGGCCGGGATCAGGAGTGGAGGGCCCGCGCGGGGCCGGGATCAGGAGTGGAGGGCCCGCGCGGGGCCGGGATCAGGAGCCAGGAGGGCCCGCGTGGGGCCGGGATCAGGAGCCGGAGGGTCCGCGTGGGGCTGGGATCAGGAGCCTGGGGGCCCGCGCGGGGCCGGGATCAGGAGCCGGAGGGTCCGCGTGGGGCCGGGATCAGGAGTGGGGGACCCGCGCGGGGCCGGGATCAGGAGCCAGGAGGGCCCGCGCGGGGCCGGGATCAGGAGTGGAGGGCCCGCGCGGGGCTGGGATCAGGAGCCTGGGGGCCCGCGCGGGGCCGGGATCAGGAGCCGGAGGGCCCGCGCGGGGCCGGGATCAGGAGCCGGAGCACCTGAtgtgcccccctcccccctcatGGGGCAGCCCTGCAAGGCTGGCCTCAGAAAGTCTGCCCTCCGCGCGGGTGCTTTCCCACGTCTGA